The Mucilaginibacter terrae region CATATCTATTTAGTTGGGCTTAACCGATATCAATGGTTTAACAAAATTGAAAGCTATGGCAACAGAGATCATCACCCGGGAAGACCTGGAAGCATTCGGCGAGAAGCTGATGAGCCAGATGAAAGCACTATTGAGCGGAGGTACAGCCGAAGGCGAACCGCGCAAGTGGATCAAGAGCTACCAGGTCAAGAACCTGCTTAAGATCAGCAGTAACACCCTTCAAACGCTTCGTGACAACGGCACGATTCCTTTTACTAAAATCGGCGG contains the following coding sequences:
- a CDS encoding helix-turn-helix domain-containing protein is translated as MATEIITREDLEAFGEKLMSQMKALLSGGTAEGEPRKWIKSYQVKNLLKISSNTLQTLRDNGTIPFTKIGGILFYIMRWMRFKKSCGVKYYPNVFV